Genomic segment of Mucilaginibacter sabulilitoris:
ATGACATAAACTGTGAGTGATTTTATAATTACCGGGTTTGAATTGAACCCGAAATTTGTAAGTGTCAAAAAAAGTAGTTGCTAAACTGAGACTAGTTAATTAAATGTATTCAAATTCGCTATAATCGTATTGCTCTTTTTTATATGATGTAACTAATTTATCAAATCTATCGTTCTTTTTGTCGCTGCCAAACTTGCAGAAAATTCTTTTTAGGGATTGATTTTCTAAAACTGGAATTAAATTCTCTGGTTCTTGATTTTGAGCTAATACATAAATAAACTCTTCAAGAGCAGGAGCAGTTTTCAAAGTTGAAAGATCAGTAAGCTCTTTTAAGTTCTCAAGATAGATTCTTTTCAGAGAAGTTAATTTGCTGAAACTTGGAAGTCTTTGCACTTGCTTCAATGATTGAATAAATAAATTTTGAAGTGTAGTTAGTTCTGAAACAAAAGATAAGTCTTTCAAATCTCTTATTTGCCACAATTCCAAATACTTTAGTTTCGGCAATGTTAATAACCCATCAAAATTTTTAATACCGCCAATCTTAATATCTACCGACCATAAATCCTGTAGCCCTATTAAATAATCAACATTATTAGTGGATATTGAACGTAATATGATTTTCTTCAGTTTATGTAGATGCTGAATTACTTCTATCCCTTTCTGTTGTCCTTCTAAATATAAAAATTCCAAATTTGAAAATTTTCCTATTATATCGATCTTGGGTTTCTTCGACTTTGTTTGATGAAGATAAAGCTCTTTGATTTTAGGATCAATGTATTCTAAAAAGTCAAAGTTATCTAAATTGAAAATCCCCAATCCAAGCACATCCAAATTTTTAAGTTTGGTTACGCTTTCAATCCCTTTTGCTTCCATTAAGCAGTCGGCAGAAATTTTTCTAAGCGAAGGAAGTTGTTTAATAAATGTTAAATCACAAGTTTTTCCATAGTGCCCGTATACTCTAAATAAGATATCGGGCCTTTTAGAAAATATAATTGTTTCTAATAGCATTATCTCTTTATTAGTTAACGGATCTGCAATCTGAATAGATTTTGTTTTTGGATTACTGCTTAACCTTTCGAGATCATTTTTAGATACCCCCGTAGAAATTTCGTATTGGCCTCCTATTTCCCTAATTGTACGTATGCTCATTAGAATTGATGCTTTATAGTTGAAAATGTTAATTCCATAAAATTAGAAAGATAAATAGGATTTCGTTAAACAAAAAACCCTCTCTACGTAATGTAAAGAGGGTTTTTAAATATTACAGTAAAGTTGAGTACTACCTAACTTTTCCTGTACCCAGCGCCGGAGTCGAACCGGCACGGTTTCCCACAGGTGTTTGAGACCAGCGCGTCTACCAATTCCGCCAGCTGGGCATGCTATGTTGTAAGTGGTATTCCTTACAAGCGGGCTGCAAATGTATCTAAACTCTCTTTAATTCGCAACAGATATTTTTGTCTGTAGTAAATTTCTGCAATTTCAATGCGCCTGCTTTCCTGCGCGGTATGGTCTAAATGCTCATAATCTTTGGTCAGTACATGGATTTTATCGTTAATATCACCCTCAATAGCAAGCACTTCCGAAGTTATTTCCGCCAGTTGCCCGGCATCGTCAACTTCCATCAGGCGTTCATTAATATCCATCATTTCCATTAAAAAATCTGCCGGAAGCTGTGGTTTTGCACCCTCCGATACCAGGTCGTGCAGCTTTAAAATGTACTCCATTCGGCGCGCCGGGTCGGAAAGTACCTGGTAAGCCTTGTTGTTTATGGTTGATAATTCCAGTATTTCCTGTTGTTTAGCCTCTTCTTCACCGGCGTAAAAATCGGGGTGGTACTGTTTGCTCAGTTCATAAAACTTTTTCTTCAGCGCAGCCTGATTAATATGGAAAGATTCGGGAAGGTCATAAAATTCAAAGTAGTTCATAATCAAATTAAACACGAATTTCACGAATAAAAACTAATTAGCACTAATCGATGTACTTTAATTACCAAAATATTATAGAATGTATGATTGATTCTATCAATTAGAGTAATATCCCGCCGTTTGTGAAATTTATGCCCATTCGTTGTAATTCGTGCTTATCACTATCTTTGCTTCTTATACCATAAATAAACTATGTTGTTTGAACAGATACGGCAAAAGCCGTTTTTTATATTAGGTCCCTGTGTAATGGAAAATCAGGAACTGCTATACCAGGTGGCCGAGAAAGTTGCCGAAGCCGGACAAAAGTATAACGTGCCGGTAATCTTTAAATCGTCGTTTGATAAGGCTAACCGCACATCTATCCATTCATACCGTGGCCCGGGCATTGAAAAGGGAATGGAAATGCTGCAAAATGTTAAAGAGCGTTTTAATCTGCCCGTAACAACCGACATTCATGAACCTGTACAGGCTGCAATTGCCGCCCAGGTGGTTGATATATTACAGATCCCGGCATTTTTGTGCCGTCAAACAGATTTGTTGGTGGCTGCCGCCCATACCTGTAAAATAGTAAACGTAAAAAAAGCCCAGTTCTTGTCGGGTCAGGATATGTTTTATCCGGCTCAAAAGGTAATTGAGGCAGGCAATACGCAGGTTATACTTACCGAGCGTGGCAACATGTATGGTTACAATAACCTTGCTGTTGATTTCAGGAATATTTACGATATGAAAGCCTTTGGTCACCCGGTTTGTATGGATTGCACCCATTCGGTACAAAGGCCTGGTGGTGCCGGTGGCAAAACCGGTGGCGACCGTACCTTTGTACCCATGATGGCATTGGCGGCTAAAGCTTTTGGCGCCGACGGCTACTTTATGGAGATACACCCTGACCCGGACAACGCTCTTAGTGATGGCCCTAACATGGTTAAGTTACAGGATCTGGACAAGGTTTTAGCACCGCTATTGTCCTGATGAGTAGGTTTTACGTATTACGTTTTCGTAATAAGTGATTTGATTTAAAATAAAACGTGTAACGTATTACGCAGAAACGTAAATGAAGCATATTGCTAAACGGGTTTTTGATATTGAAGTTGAGTCGCTGCAGCATGTAGCCGATTTAATTGATGATGAATTTACAAGGGTAGTACAGACCATATTGAATACTACCGGCAAAGTTGTAGTAACGGGTATTGGCAAATCCGGCCTCATCGGTAAGAAAATTGCGGCTACATTGGCCAGTACTGGTACACCCAGCTTTTTCCTGCATCCGGGAGAAGCCTTCCATGGCGATTTGGGCATGGTAGGGGCCAACGATGTGGTGATGCTGATATCTTATTCGGGCGAAACTGAAGAGGTGCTAAGGATCATCCCTTTTTTAAGCTGGAATAAAAATGTGGTTATCGGTGTTACCGGCAATCCCAATTCAACAGTTGCCAAAAACAGCCATTATCATCTCAATATAAAAATAGTACGTGAAGCCTGTCCGCTTGAATTGGCCCCTACATCATCAACTACTGCCGCGCTGGTAATGGGCGATGCGCTTGCTATTGCCTTAATGGAATCGCGCGATTTTAAGCAGCATGATTTTGCACGTTTTCATCCCGGAGGCAGCCTGGGGCGTAAATTGCTGGTTAAGGTAAAAGACCTGATGCGTATCGATAAACTGCCTTTTATAAACGAAAATGCATCGTTTATGGATTTGTTGTTAAACATGTCGGCCGGGCGTTTGGGTATGGTAATGGTAGGGGATGCAACTTATATAAAAGGAATAGTTACCGATGGCGACCTGAGGCGTGCTTTATTACAGCATCCCGATACATCAACCCTAACGATTACTGAAATAATGACTGTAAACCCGGTTATTATTGACAGTGAAGAATTTGCAAGCCAGGCCGAGCAATTGATGATCGAAAAAAAGATAACTACCTTACTGGTTGGCTCTGCTCAAAACAGAACTGTTAGTGGCATTTATCAGATATATGGTCAGTAAGGCATAACGCTTTACAAAAATTAAGTTTATTTATATTTACATTCTATCTACCTCTACTGAAAAAAATGTTTGATCAACCATTAAATCAATCTGTCAAAAAATTTACTCCTCCTGCAAATGTCCGCATCGCGATTATTGGTTTAGGATATGTAGGCTTGCCGCTAGCTGTAGAGTTTGCCCATAAATTCCAGGTAAAAGGGTTTGATATTAAACAGAACCGCGTTGATGAATTGAACAACGC
This window contains:
- a CDS encoding leucine-rich repeat domain-containing protein: MSIRTIREIGGQYEISTGVSKNDLERLSSNPKTKSIQIADPLTNKEIMLLETIIFSKRPDILFRVYGHYGKTCDLTFIKQLPSLRKISADCLMEAKGIESVTKLKNLDVLGLGIFNLDNFDFLEYIDPKIKELYLHQTKSKKPKIDIIGKFSNLEFLYLEGQQKGIEVIQHLHKLKKIILRSISTNNVDYLIGLQDLWSVDIKIGGIKNFDGLLTLPKLKYLELWQIRDLKDLSFVSELTTLQNLFIQSLKQVQRLPSFSKLTSLKRIYLENLKELTDLSTLKTAPALEEFIYVLAQNQEPENLIPVLENQSLKRIFCKFGSDKKNDRFDKLVTSYKKEQYDYSEFEYI
- the hscB gene encoding Fe-S protein assembly co-chaperone HscB, which encodes MNYFEFYDLPESFHINQAALKKKFYELSKQYHPDFYAGEEEAKQQEILELSTINNKAYQVLSDPARRMEYILKLHDLVSEGAKPQLPADFLMEMMDINERLMEVDDAGQLAEITSEVLAIEGDINDKIHVLTKDYEHLDHTAQESRRIEIAEIYYRQKYLLRIKESLDTFAARL
- the kdsA gene encoding 3-deoxy-8-phosphooctulonate synthase, encoding MLFEQIRQKPFFILGPCVMENQELLYQVAEKVAEAGQKYNVPVIFKSSFDKANRTSIHSYRGPGIEKGMEMLQNVKERFNLPVTTDIHEPVQAAIAAQVVDILQIPAFLCRQTDLLVAAAHTCKIVNVKKAQFLSGQDMFYPAQKVIEAGNTQVILTERGNMYGYNNLAVDFRNIYDMKAFGHPVCMDCTHSVQRPGGAGGKTGGDRTFVPMMALAAKAFGADGYFMEIHPDPDNALSDGPNMVKLQDLDKVLAPLLS
- a CDS encoding KpsF/GutQ family sugar-phosphate isomerase produces the protein MKHIAKRVFDIEVESLQHVADLIDDEFTRVVQTILNTTGKVVVTGIGKSGLIGKKIAATLASTGTPSFFLHPGEAFHGDLGMVGANDVVMLISYSGETEEVLRIIPFLSWNKNVVIGVTGNPNSTVAKNSHYHLNIKIVREACPLELAPTSSTTAALVMGDALAIALMESRDFKQHDFARFHPGGSLGRKLLVKVKDLMRIDKLPFINENASFMDLLLNMSAGRLGMVMVGDATYIKGIVTDGDLRRALLQHPDTSTLTITEIMTVNPVIIDSEEFASQAEQLMIEKKITTLLVGSAQNRTVSGIYQIYGQ